Proteins from a single region of Chelonoidis abingdonii isolate Lonesome George chromosome 20, CheloAbing_2.0, whole genome shotgun sequence:
- the MIS12 gene encoding protein MIS12 homolog: MSVNPMAYEAQFFGFTPQTCMLRVYIAFQDYLFEMMLVVERVILKKLEGFPDSKISPFQIRKSTEKFLLFMKERFDHLFSKMEQMLLQLVLNIPKNVLLPEDKVHEQYPYSKEQFQTLQGEIDQLQKQYKVEVSAGQALLAELEEQKMVQAELEKTLQWFDGLETICREHGTSNLKESFAFLTQTSKKLQDILKEVEKKNQRLQKSNLHVV, from the coding sequence ATGTCAGTGAATCCTATGGCATATGAAGCCCAGTTCTTTGGTTTTACCCCTCAGACATGTATGCTTAGGGTCTACATTGCATTTCAAGACTACCTGTTTGAAATGATGCTGGTTGTGGAGAGAGTCATTCTGAAGAAACTAGAAGGCTTTCCTGACTCTAAGATCAGTCCATTCCAAATCCGTAAGAGCACAGagaaatttcttctcttcatgaaGGAGCGCTTTGATCACCTCTTCAGCAAAATGGAACAAATGCTTTTGCAGTTGGTGTTAAACATCCCTAAAAATGTTTTACTTCCTGAAGACAAGGTCCACGAGCAGTACCCCTACAGTAAGGAACAGTTTCAAACTCTTCAAGGTGAAATTGATCAACTACAGAAACAATACAAGGTTGAAGTGTCTGCTGGACAGGCTCTTTTAGCAGAATTAGAAGAACAGAAAATGGTTCAGGCAGAACTTGAGAAGACCCTCCAGTGGTTTGATGGACTTGAGACCATATGCAGAGAGCACGGGACTAGCAATTTAAAGGAAAGCTTTGCATTCTTGACACAAACTTCTAAGAAACTGCAAGATATACTAAAGGAAGTtgaaaagaaaaaccaaagatTGCAAAAAAGTAATCTCCATGTAGTGTAA